A genomic stretch from Arachis stenosperma cultivar V10309 chromosome 3, arast.V10309.gnm1.PFL2, whole genome shotgun sequence includes:
- the LOC130968596 gene encoding uncharacterized protein LOC130968596, whose product MAPKTIKSSRKRKGKEPATSSYNAQRFRSKLHEKHFYENTYKKAVTPEVRFALQPDEYPEIQFQIQRRGWQFMCNPHTEVGQLMVQEFYGNLWVAYKDVDGINEKNYQSYVRGKVIDFSPRSIRQVLHLPPPDHISACYSERMHRNQQLEQVLEEICIPGSQWRTGAEGKPNQLKSTDLLPIARGWLDFIRRSIMPTSNRSECTVDRAVMIHCIMKGEVVEVEDIIPEQIYNIASNPLKKARLGFPHLIYRLCEAAKVKMDNDFPIPVERPITKKTMEHLREHHRVPRKDQAEEEAQQDQPPLPQGHYFPPQEYWQQLISSIEQMRITQDNRWQQFNASIEQIRVTQDNRWEYLTSTLDQMRAVQDSQRQEIFQLRQYFGHLKGPYGPQPEERDPHHGD is encoded by the coding sequence ATGGCACCAAAAACTATTAAGTCCTCAAGGAAGAGGAAAGGCAAAGAGCCAGCCACCAGTTCTTATAATGCACAGAGGTTCCGCTCCAAGCTCCATGAAAAACACTTTTATGAGAATACTTACAAGAAAGCTGTAACTCCGGAAGTGAGATTTGCGCTTCAACCGGATGAATATCCGGAAATTCAATTTCAGATTCAGAGGAGAGGATGGCAATTTATGTGCAACCCGCACACTGAAGTTGGACAATTAATGGTCCAAGAATTTTATGGCAATCTCTGGGTTGCTTACAAGGATGTTGACGGGATCAATGAAAAGAACTACCAAAGCTATGTGAGAGGAAAGGTCATTGATTTCAGTCCAAGAAGCATCCGACAGGTCCTCCATCTGCCACCTCCAGATCATATATCTGCTTGCTACAGTGAGAGGATGCATAGAAATCAGCAACTGGAACAAGTACTTGAAGAAATATGCATTCCGGGTTCTCAGTGGAGAACAGGTGCAGAGGGGAAGCCGAACCAACTAAAGAGCACTGATCTTCTCCCTATAGCTAGGGGATGGTTAGACTTCATCCGAAGGTCTATCATGCcaactagcaaccggtctgaatgCACTGTGGACCgggctgtcatgattcactgtaTCATGAAAGGAGAAGTAGTGGAGGTAGAGGACATTATTCCAGAACAGATATATAACATTGCCTCCAATCCTCTAAAGAAGGCTAGGCTTGGTTTTCCACATCTGATTTATCGTCTGTGTGAAGCAGCAAAGGTAAAGATGGATAATGACTTCCCCATTCCTGTTGAGAGGCCAATTACTAAGAAGACCATGGAGCATCTTAGGGAACACCACAGGGTCCCCAGAAAAGATCAAGCTGAGGAGGAAGCTCAACAGGATCAACCTCCATTACCTCAAGGGCATTACTTCCCACCTCAGGAGTACTGGCAGCAGCTTATTTCCTCTATTGAACAGATGAGAATCACACAGGATAACCGTTGGCAGCAGTTCAATGCATCCATAGAGCAGATAAGGGTGACACAAGACAACCGCTGGGAGTATCTCACCTCCACCCTTGATCAGATGAGGGCTGTCCAGGACTCTCAGCGCCAGGAGATTTTCCAGCTGAGACAGTACTTTGGCCATCTGAAAGGACCATATGGACCACAGCCAGAGGAGAGAGATCCCCACCATGGAGACTGA